The Amphiura filiformis chromosome 12, Afil_fr2py, whole genome shotgun sequence genome includes a region encoding these proteins:
- the LOC140166931 gene encoding uncharacterized protein, whose product MCDNGNGCANNGICVATDVCLCPSGFTGNLCQFGNASPVCGNGNGCANNGICIGTDVCVCGSGFTGNLCQFGNASPVCDGGNGCANNGICIGTDVCVCGGGFTGNFCQLGSASPVCGGANGCANNGICVDNNLCVCASGFTGNLCQFGNASPVCDNGNGCANNGICIGTDVCVCGSGFTGNLCQFGSASPVCGNGNGCANNGICVATDSCVCASGFTGNLCQFGSASPVCGNGNGCANNGICIGTDVCVCGSGFTGNLCQFGSASPVCGGANGCANHGICVDNNLCVCASGFTGNLCQFGSASPVCDNGNGCANNGICIGTDVCVCGSGFSGNLCQFGSASPGTSFNIIVIIVGLILFLFNMLLLLAWCYLCRRYADIIDIAQNMQNRPLQRDELTSSQPIFQQIRPLQSEVANQPIFQQLQTMYQRQYFDGGDGFY is encoded by the exons ATGTGTGATAATGGTAATGGTTGTGCCAATAATGGAATATGTGTAGCAACCGACGTCTGTCTCTGTCCCAGTGGTTTTACCGGAAACCTTTGTCAATTTGGCAATGCAAGTCCAG TGTGTGGTAATGGGAATGGTTGTGCCAATAATGGAATATGTATAGGAACCGACGTCTGTGTCTGTGGCAGTGGTTTTACCGGAAACCTTTGTCAATTTGGCAATGCAAGTCCAG TGTGTGATGGTGGTAATGGTTGTGCCAATAATGGAATATGTATAGGAACCGACGTCTGTGTCTGTGGCGGTGGTTTTACCGGAAATTTTTGTCAATTAGGCAGTGCAAGTCCAG TTTGTGGGGGTGCGAATGGTTGTGCCAATAATGGAATATGTGTAGACAACAACCTCTGTGTCTGTGCCAGTGGTTTTACCGGAAACCTTTGTCAATTTGGCAATGCAAGTCCAG TGTGTGATAATGGGAATGGTTGTGCCAATAATGGAATATGTATAGGAACCGATGTTTGTGTCTGTGGCAGTGGTTTTACCGGAAACCTTTGTCAATTTGGCAGTGCTAGTCCAG TGTGTGGTAATGGGAATGGTTGTGCCAATAATGGAATATGTGTAGCAACCGATTCCTGTGTCTGTGCCAGTGGTTTTACAGGAAACCTTTGTCAATTTGGCAGTGCTAGTCCAG TGTGTGGTAATGGGAATGGTTGTGCCAATAATGGAATATGTATAGGAACCGATGTTTGTGTCTGTGGCAGTGGTTTTACCGGAAACCTTTGTCAATTTGGCAGTGCAAGTCCAG TTTGTGGGGGTGCGAATGGTTGTGCCAATCATGGAATATGTGTAGACAACAACCTCTGTGTCTGTGCCAGTGGTTTTACAGGAAACCTTTGTCAATTTGGCAGTGCTAGTCCAG TGTGCGATAATGGGAATGGTTGTGCCAATAATGGAATATGTATAGGAACCGACGTCTGTGTCTGTGGCAGTGGTTTTTCCGGAAACCTTTGTCAATTTGGCAGTGCAAGTCCAG GTACATCATTTAATATCATCGTTATAATAGTAGGCCTGATTCTGTTCTTATTTAATATGCTCCTTTTACTTGCATGGTGTTACCTCTGTAGAAGGTACGCAGATATCATCGATATTGCACAAAACATGCAAAACCGCCCATTACAACGTGACGAACTTACTAGCAGTCAACCAATTTTCCAACAAATCCGCCCATTGCAAAGTGAAGTGGCTAATCAACCTATTTTCCAACAGTTGCAG